Sequence from the Colletotrichum higginsianum IMI 349063 chromosome 6, whole genome shotgun sequence genome:
CCCTGAGGTCGTTTGGCTGAGTCGTCGAGGCGCACTTGGCTGTTTCTCGAGTGAGGTTTCAGATGCCGGGCTGTCTCTTCCCTCTCGGCGTCCGTACGGGCCGAGAGCCCTGGTTCGTCGACCACAATAGTGGGCGTCGGATGATCTTCGAAGCCTCCCTTTTCACGTTCGACGTATTCCTTATGGTACGCCGGCAAACTGCTCGGCAGGATACCGATCTTGCTGATGTAAGGGCGCTGTCCGCCCACAGTAGACCCACCCGATCTAGCTGATGAAGCACTAGGTAGGGGGCTACTTGACCCGTCCTGATCGACTGAGAGCGAGGACATGGCCTCTGCGAAGGCGTCAGAACGGAACATACCAAACGTCTTGCACGAAACGTACCATTCACTTGCATAAGCTTGTTCTCGCGGACAATCATGTAAgcatccttgatggcggaTGGTTCCGCGGCTTGCAAggcctcctcgacatccttctTTCCATATCCCATAGTCTTGCTGATCTTCTCCGTGACCTCGTTGTGTAGCTTCTCCTGCACTCTTGGAGGGGCGTTGGGGGCAATATCGCTCTTCTGAATGGCCTTGTTAGGATCCACGCCCGTGTTAAAGAATTCCTccaccggcggcgccaagTAGGCGGGTAGGTCTATCATGAACCAGGGGTCCTGTCTGATGTCGTCAATTGTGGCACGCTGTACGGGGTTAACAACCAGCATCTTCTTAATGAGTGTTGCGGCGCCCGAGTTCATCCATTGCGGTATGCTGTACGTTCCGCGGGCAATCTTTGCGAAGAGACTGGGGATATGTTCGTCATCGAATGGCAGTCTGCCAACGAGCAGAACATAAAGAATGACGCCGCAACTCCAGACGTCCACCTCTGGGCCAGCATAGAGCTTCCCACCAATCACTTCGGGTGCTGCGTAGTTGGGGCTTCCGCAGCTCGTCTTGAGGAAGTTTCCGTCCGTCATGATATTACTCAAGCCAAAATCGGCAATCTTGACATTGAGATTGTCGTCCAACAGCAGGTTCTCGGGCttcaagtcgcggtggacGATTTTGTGTCGGTGGCAGTATTCAACGGCGCAGAGCATCTGCTGGAAGAAGCGGCGAGCTTCGGGTTCCTTCATACGTCCGTTCTGCACGATGTAATCGAagagctcgccgccggcataCTCGAGGACCATGATAATCTCGTTGGGCGTCTTGATGACAGTATACCTGCGGCCATCCGGATTAGTGAGAGGTTTGGATTACGAAGGCTTACGACGACGTACAGCTTAATAATATGAGGGTGGCGCAAGAGCTGGAGGTATTCGATTTCGCGCTCAACCCGGCCGGCCATGTCGC
This genomic interval carries:
- a CDS encoding Carbon catabolite derepressing protein kinase; its protein translation is MASGFDEEELHISLSPSQIRRRSQQHGAAAADAAAAAGSHQVQPPLPDAANMGPPIDTTAPLRDKIKTEQRIGAYKIIKTLGEGSFGKVKLAIHNGTGQQVALKIIARKKLISRDMAGRVEREIEYLQLLRHPHIIKLYTVIKTPNEIIMVLEYAGGELFDYIVQNGRMKEPEARRFFQQMLCAVEYCHRHKIVHRDLKPENLLLDDNLNVKIADFGLSNIMTDGNFLKTSCGSPNYAAPEVIGGKLYAGPEVDVWSCGVILYVLLVGRLPFDDEHIPSLFAKIARGTYSIPQWMNSGAATLIKKMLVVNPVQRATIDDIRQDPWFMIDLPAYLAPPVEEFFNTGVDPNKAIQKSDIAPNAPPRVQEKLHNEVTEKISKTMGYGKKDVEEALQAAEPSAIKDAYMIVRENKLMQVNEAMSSLSVDQDGSSSPLPSASSARSGGSTVGGQRPYISKIGILPSSLPAYHKEYVEREKGGFEDHPTPTIVVDEPGLSARTDAEREETARHLKPHSRNSQVRLDDSAKRPQGMTPVVQAKKTKPVRWQFGIRSRNAPWEALLCIHKALNKLGATYVPDEDFEKVHGAETDQPSNEGSFVDDYASQGGNDSTSSIDPLKRYKLPADPWHIKVRWETQTLRKTSGTPTEGSKTPDSYHVVGDDEVKRDFVALHMDIQIYEMEHGVYLVDFKCSGYETADRRLLEEKDVTSPFPFLDMAARLIMQLAEAD